Proteins encoded within one genomic window of Amycolatopsis nigrescens CSC17Ta-90:
- a CDS encoding ThuA domain-containing protein, with protein MSGPHARSRTRSRARTAILLGVLLLAIAGSVLPAHAAPRFSVLVFSKVTNFEHDSIPAGIKAIKKLGAEHGFAVKATDDARAFTDANLAKFAAVIFNNTNSTPESGDLLDAGQRAAFQRYIRAGGGFTGLHAASASERDWQWYEGLVGAIFDQHPVPQVGRVKVLDRAHPSTKDLPELWEQTEEWYNWKVNPTGKVHTLAQIKVRDGVTGLDEGVDHPWSWCQNYDGGRSWFTAGGHAKEKFSDAGFLGHLLGGIEWAAGAAEGDCSATQNGSFQRVPLVDKDLADPFELAVAPDRRVFYIQRTGALKIIDQSTLRVATALDFQYSLEMTSQSDGLLGLSLDPDFARNNWLYLLYSDKEKKQVNVSRFTVTGDTVDLASEKRMLEIPTWRGEGRANVHMGGSLAFDRHGNLFVATGDNTDPFGSEGFAPVDERDGRRAWDAQGTAGNTNDLRGKILRITPQDDGGYTVPAGNLFAPGTEKTRPEIYVMGVRNPFRITVDPLSDALLVGEYGPDAKQAVPGRGPAGTVEYDRITGPSNQGWPYCTGNNTPFGDFDFATGQSRGDFDCGKPVNDSPNNTGLRELPPASPAWMWYGYSASPEFPELGTGGGGPMGGPVYDYDPANPLVTKFPQYYEGKWLNYELTRKWFKAMSVQQRDQSFTDPRFPPVRHGDLLSINGMFGEMSWIQPFEAQFGPDGSLYVIDFGEGVGVGRGGSNEGAGIYRIDYLPNGR; from the coding sequence ATGTCCGGTCCCCATGCTCGTTCCAGAACGCGTTCCCGTGCGAGAACGGCGATCCTGCTCGGTGTGCTGCTGCTGGCGATTGCGGGCTCGGTGCTGCCGGCGCACGCGGCGCCGCGGTTCAGCGTGCTGGTGTTCTCCAAGGTGACCAACTTCGAGCACGACTCCATCCCGGCCGGCATCAAGGCGATCAAGAAGCTCGGTGCCGAGCACGGGTTCGCAGTCAAGGCCACCGACGACGCGCGCGCCTTCACCGACGCGAACCTGGCGAAGTTCGCCGCGGTGATCTTCAACAACACCAACTCCACCCCCGAGTCCGGCGACCTGCTCGACGCCGGTCAGCGGGCCGCGTTCCAGCGCTACATCCGGGCCGGCGGCGGGTTCACCGGGCTGCACGCGGCTTCGGCGAGCGAGCGCGACTGGCAGTGGTACGAGGGACTGGTCGGCGCCATCTTCGACCAGCACCCGGTGCCGCAGGTCGGCAGGGTCAAGGTGCTGGACCGGGCGCATCCGTCCACAAAGGACCTTCCGGAGCTGTGGGAGCAGACCGAGGAGTGGTACAACTGGAAGGTCAACCCGACCGGCAAGGTGCACACCCTGGCCCAGATCAAGGTGCGGGACGGGGTCACCGGGCTGGACGAGGGCGTGGACCATCCGTGGTCCTGGTGCCAGAACTACGACGGCGGCCGCTCCTGGTTCACCGCGGGCGGGCACGCCAAGGAGAAGTTCTCCGACGCCGGGTTCCTCGGCCACCTGCTCGGCGGGATCGAGTGGGCCGCCGGCGCGGCCGAAGGCGACTGCTCGGCCACCCAGAACGGGAGCTTCCAGCGGGTGCCGCTGGTCGACAAGGACCTGGCCGACCCGTTCGAACTGGCCGTGGCACCGGACCGCCGGGTGTTCTACATCCAGCGCACCGGCGCGCTGAAGATCATCGACCAGTCCACCCTGCGGGTGGCCACCGCGCTGGACTTCCAGTACTCGCTGGAGATGACCAGCCAGTCGGACGGCCTGCTCGGGCTGAGCCTGGACCCGGACTTCGCCCGGAACAACTGGCTCTACCTGCTGTACTCGGACAAGGAGAAGAAACAGGTCAACGTCTCGCGGTTCACCGTCACCGGCGACACCGTGGACCTGGCCAGCGAGAAGCGGATGCTGGAGATCCCCACCTGGCGGGGCGAGGGCAGGGCCAACGTGCACATGGGCGGCTCGCTCGCCTTCGACCGGCACGGCAACCTGTTCGTGGCGACCGGGGACAACACCGACCCGTTCGGCTCGGAGGGTTTCGCCCCGGTCGACGAACGCGACGGGCGCCGGGCCTGGGACGCGCAGGGCACCGCGGGCAACACCAACGACCTGCGCGGCAAGATCCTGCGGATCACCCCGCAGGACGACGGCGGCTACACCGTGCCGGCCGGCAACCTGTTCGCGCCAGGTACCGAGAAGACCCGTCCGGAGATCTACGTGATGGGCGTGCGCAACCCGTTCCGGATCACCGTGGACCCGCTCAGCGACGCGCTGCTGGTCGGCGAGTACGGCCCGGACGCGAAGCAGGCGGTGCCGGGGCGCGGGCCCGCGGGCACCGTCGAGTACGACCGGATCACCGGCCCGAGCAACCAGGGCTGGCCGTACTGCACCGGCAACAACACGCCGTTCGGTGATTTCGACTTCGCCACCGGTCAGTCCCGCGGCGACTTCGACTGCGGGAAGCCGGTGAACGACTCGCCGAACAACACCGGACTGCGCGAGCTGCCACCGGCGTCGCCGGCGTGGATGTGGTACGGGTACTCGGCTTCCCCGGAGTTCCCCGAGCTGGGCACCGGGGGCGGCGGCCCGATGGGCGGGCCGGTCTACGACTACGACCCGGCCAACCCGCTGGTGACCAAGTTCCCGCAGTACTACGAGGGCAAGTGGCTGAACTACGAGCTGACCCGCAAGTGGTTCAAGGCGATGTCGGTGCAGCAGCGGGACCAGAGCTTCACCGATCCGCGGTTCCCGCCGGTGCGCCATGGCGACCTGCTCTCGATCAACGGCATGTTCGGTGAGATGAGCTGGATCCAGCCGTTCGAGGCGCAGTTCGGCCCGGACGGTTCGCTGTACGTCATCGACTTCGGCGAGGGGGTCGGCGTCGGGCGCGGCGGTTCCAACGAGGGCGCCGGGATCTACCGGATCGACTACCTGCCCAACGGCCGCTGA
- a CDS encoding Gfo/Idh/MocA family protein, whose translation MNGAPAGSERSIGIVMNGVTGRMGYRQHLLRSILAIREEGGLRLADGTVVWPEPVLVGRDAGKLAALAKKHGLDRWTTDLGEALAAPGAEIYFDAQVTGARPDAVRRAIQAGLHVYTEKPIAEDTEGALELARLARAAGVKAGVVQDKLFLPGLRKLKRLVDGGFFGRILSVRGEFGYWVFEGDWQEAQRPSWNYRTEDGGGIVSDMFCHWRYVLEETFAPVRSVQCLAATHVPERVDERGRPYACTADDAAYGIFELDGGIIAQINSSWTTRVFRDELVEFQVDGTSGSAVAGLRRCRVQHRATTPKPVWNPDLPGTESFREQWQEVPDNAEFDNGFKVQWELFLKHVVSGAEFPWDFLAGARGVQLAELGLRAWREGRRIEVPGLVL comes from the coding sequence ATGAACGGCGCTCCCGCCGGTTCGGAGCGGTCCATCGGGATCGTGATGAACGGGGTCACCGGGCGGATGGGGTATCGCCAGCACCTGCTGCGCTCGATACTGGCCATCCGCGAGGAGGGCGGGCTGCGGCTCGCCGACGGCACGGTGGTCTGGCCGGAACCGGTGCTGGTCGGCCGGGACGCGGGCAAGCTCGCCGCGCTGGCCAAGAAGCACGGCCTTGACCGGTGGACCACCGATCTCGGCGAGGCGCTGGCCGCACCGGGGGCGGAGATCTACTTCGACGCGCAGGTGACCGGTGCGCGCCCGGACGCGGTGCGCCGGGCGATCCAAGCGGGGCTGCACGTCTACACCGAGAAGCCGATCGCGGAGGACACCGAGGGCGCGCTGGAGCTGGCCAGGCTGGCGCGTGCGGCGGGGGTCAAGGCGGGGGTGGTGCAGGACAAGCTGTTCCTGCCCGGGCTGCGGAAGCTGAAACGGCTGGTGGACGGCGGCTTCTTCGGCCGCATCCTGTCGGTGCGCGGGGAGTTCGGGTACTGGGTGTTCGAGGGGGACTGGCAGGAGGCGCAGCGGCCGTCGTGGAACTACCGCACCGAGGACGGCGGCGGGATCGTTTCGGACATGTTCTGCCACTGGCGGTACGTGCTGGAGGAGACGTTCGCGCCGGTGCGCTCGGTGCAGTGCCTTGCCGCGACGCACGTCCCGGAGCGGGTGGACGAGCGGGGCCGGCCTTATGCCTGCACCGCGGACGACGCGGCCTACGGCATCTTCGAGCTGGACGGCGGGATCATCGCGCAGATCAACTCGTCCTGGACCACCAGGGTGTTCCGGGACGAGCTGGTGGAGTTCCAGGTGGACGGTACTTCCGGCAGCGCGGTGGCCGGGCTGCGCCGCTGCCGGGTGCAGCATCGCGCGACCACGCCGAAGCCGGTGTGGAACCCGGACCTGCCCGGCACCGAGTCGTTCCGGGAGCAGTGGCAGGAGGTCCCGGACAACGCCGAGTTCGACAACGGCTTCAAGGTGCAGTGGGAGCTGTTCCTCAAGCACGTGGTGTCCGGTGCCGAGTTCCCGTGGGACTTCCTGGCCGGCGCCAGGGGCGTACAGCTGGCCGAACTCGGCCTGCGGGCCTGGCGCGAGGGGCGCCGGATCGAGGTGCCCGGCCTCGTCCTCTGA
- a CDS encoding ABC transporter ATP-binding protein: MPGNSTVQRAGQREPEAIQGHAVEMDDVAVRFRTRKKDVSALSDVSLRVAPGEFVAIVGPSGCGKSTLLKLASGLLMPSGGNVRLLGEPVTGPRRDVGYVFQRAALLEWRSARKNILLQAEMRRMPADAAAARADELIAMTGLTGFEDAYPHELSGGMQQRVALCRALLHRPPVLLMDEPFGALDALTREQMNVELRRIWRETGTTVLLVTHSIAEAVYLADRVVMMTARPGTVAGVVEVDLPVERDYGKTMSEPEFARATRHIRAHLGAASNGMEDS; the protein is encoded by the coding sequence ATGCCGGGGAACAGCACCGTGCAGCGCGCGGGACAGCGCGAGCCCGAAGCAATCCAGGGGCACGCGGTCGAGATGGACGACGTGGCGGTCCGCTTCCGCACGCGCAAGAAGGACGTTTCGGCGCTGTCGGACGTTTCGCTGCGCGTCGCGCCAGGGGAGTTCGTGGCGATCGTCGGCCCGTCCGGCTGCGGCAAGTCGACCCTGCTGAAGCTGGCTTCCGGGCTGCTGATGCCCTCCGGCGGGAATGTCCGGCTGCTCGGCGAGCCGGTCACCGGGCCGCGGCGGGACGTCGGCTACGTGTTCCAGCGCGCCGCGCTGCTGGAGTGGCGCTCGGCGCGCAAGAACATCCTGCTGCAGGCGGAGATGCGCCGGATGCCCGCCGACGCGGCGGCGGCCAGGGCGGACGAGCTGATCGCGATGACCGGGCTCACCGGGTTCGAGGACGCCTATCCGCACGAGCTTTCCGGCGGGATGCAGCAGCGGGTCGCGTTGTGCCGGGCGCTGCTGCACCGGCCGCCGGTGCTGCTGATGGACGAGCCCTTCGGCGCGCTCGACGCGCTGACCAGGGAGCAGATGAACGTGGAGCTGCGGCGGATCTGGCGCGAAACCGGCACGACCGTGCTGCTGGTCACGCACTCCATCGCGGAGGCGGTGTACCTCGCCGACCGGGTGGTGATGATGACCGCGCGGCCGGGCACCGTGGCCGGGGTGGTCGAAGTGGACCTGCCGGTGGAGCGCGACTACGGCAAGACCATGTCGGAGCCCGAGTTCGCGCGGGCGACCAGGCACATCCGGGCGCATCTCGGTGCCGCCTCGAACGGGATGGAGGATTCATGA
- a CDS encoding ABC transporter substrate-binding protein, which produces MKLGALAAGFAALLVFATGCGGSDQATTTGADGKQLDKVTLTLNWYPYGEHAPFYYGKAKGIYAKHGIDLTVQSGQGSQKTVQATAAGQTDFGWADTPALLAGVGQGLKIKSVGVFLQTTPSSVQFFSDKAIASPADLKGKKIASTAGDALSKTFPAFLSSAGLGETDVTLQNTDAAGKMAAVLSGQTDGLLGYATDQGPTMQEKAGKQVSYLRFADHGLNFFSNGLLTAERNLAEKKDLVQRMVAASAESWTAAGGDRPGAVEAMKGASEQLPSSAVLTEQFGKTLELLHTPATEGKAPGVNAEADWQRTIDVFAAAGVIQKVQEPSAYWDASFASKG; this is translated from the coding sequence ATGAAACTCGGGGCACTGGCGGCCGGTTTCGCCGCCCTGCTGGTCTTCGCCACCGGTTGCGGTGGCTCGGACCAGGCCACGACCACCGGCGCGGACGGCAAGCAGCTGGACAAGGTGACGCTGACCCTGAACTGGTACCCCTACGGTGAGCACGCGCCGTTCTACTACGGCAAGGCGAAGGGGATCTACGCCAAACACGGGATCGACCTGACCGTGCAGTCCGGCCAGGGTTCGCAGAAGACCGTGCAGGCCACCGCGGCCGGGCAGACCGACTTCGGCTGGGCGGACACGCCGGCGCTGCTGGCCGGGGTGGGGCAGGGGCTGAAGATCAAGAGCGTCGGGGTGTTCCTGCAGACCACCCCGTCCTCGGTGCAGTTCTTCTCGGACAAGGCCATCGCTTCCCCGGCCGACCTCAAGGGCAAGAAGATCGCCAGCACCGCGGGCGACGCGCTGAGCAAGACCTTCCCGGCGTTCCTCTCCTCGGCCGGGCTCGGCGAGACGGACGTGACCCTGCAGAACACCGACGCCGCGGGCAAGATGGCCGCGGTGCTGTCCGGGCAGACCGACGGGCTGCTCGGCTACGCCACCGACCAGGGGCCGACCATGCAGGAGAAGGCCGGCAAGCAGGTTTCCTACCTGCGTTTCGCCGACCACGGCCTGAACTTCTTCAGCAACGGGCTGCTGACCGCCGAGCGCAACCTGGCCGAGAAGAAGGACCTGGTGCAGCGCATGGTAGCCGCGTCGGCGGAGTCCTGGACGGCGGCGGGCGGGGACCGGCCGGGCGCGGTCGAGGCGATGAAGGGCGCGTCCGAGCAGCTGCCGTCGTCGGCGGTGCTCACCGAGCAGTTCGGCAAGACGCTGGAGCTGCTGCACACCCCGGCCACCGAGGGGAAGGCGCCGGGCGTGAACGCGGAGGCGGACTGGCAGCGCACGATCGACGTGTTCGCCGCCGCCGGGGTGATCCAGAAGGTCCAGGAGCCCAGTGCCTACTGGGACGCGAGCTTCGCGTCGAAGGGATGA
- a CDS encoding ABC transporter permease codes for MVLQNEAGARASGVTERRGPSAGARLAGFAERAWRPFALLLVLLVAWWGVTAAGLIEPYLVPSPGDTLGAITAKPEYFWENTWTTAYETLLGFAIAAAIGVFAAVVMVSSATVEKTLYPLLLFAQVIPKIAIAPLFVVWLGFGLGPKIVVAVLMAFFPVVISMVTGLKAIDPEMLELSATMGAKPGQTFWKIRFPASLPHLFAGLKVAATMAVTGAVVGEFVGADQGLGYVILQANGNLDTPVLFAGLLIMSLLGVLLFVLVEWAEHLVLPWHASRRTDSVTTTL; via the coding sequence ATGGTCCTGCAGAACGAGGCCGGGGCACGGGCGAGCGGGGTGACCGAGCGCCGCGGGCCGAGCGCCGGCGCGCGGCTGGCGGGGTTCGCCGAACGCGCCTGGCGGCCGTTCGCCCTGCTGCTGGTCCTGCTGGTGGCCTGGTGGGGGGTAACCGCGGCCGGGCTGATCGAACCGTACCTGGTGCCCTCGCCGGGGGACACGCTCGGGGCGATCACCGCGAAGCCGGAGTACTTCTGGGAGAATACCTGGACCACCGCCTACGAGACCCTGCTCGGGTTCGCGATCGCCGCGGCCATCGGCGTCTTCGCGGCGGTGGTGATGGTCAGCTCGGCCACCGTGGAGAAGACGCTCTACCCGCTGCTGCTGTTCGCACAGGTGATCCCGAAGATCGCGATCGCGCCGCTGTTCGTGGTGTGGCTGGGTTTCGGCCTCGGGCCGAAGATCGTGGTCGCGGTGCTGATGGCGTTCTTCCCGGTGGTCATCTCGATGGTGACCGGGCTGAAGGCGATCGACCCGGAGATGCTGGAGCTCTCCGCCACCATGGGCGCCAAGCCGGGCCAGACGTTCTGGAAGATCCGCTTCCCGGCGTCGCTGCCGCATCTGTTCGCCGGGCTCAAGGTGGCCGCCACGATGGCGGTCACCGGCGCGGTCGTCGGCGAGTTCGTCGGCGCCGACCAGGGGCTCGGTTACGTGATCCTGCAGGCCAACGGCAACCTCGACACCCCGGTGCTGTTCGCCGGCCTGCTGATCATGTCGCTGCTCGGCGTGCTGCTGTTCGTGCTCGTGGAGTGGGCCGAGCACCTCGTCCTGCCCTGGCACGCCAGCCGCCGTACGGATTCCGTGACTACAACGCTGTAG
- a CDS encoding LacI family DNA-binding transcriptional regulator, translated as MNGRPHVTLEDVARSAKVSLATASRVLNGTTNVRSDLRERVVSAAADLAYTPNAHAQALAGASHRTVGVICHDVSDPYFAAIARGVMRVAGDNGLLVMLASTFRDPQKEIAYVSMLRAQRASAILLIGSGFENRTWERAMAAELDPYRRGGGQVAVVSRHRSLKVDTVQPENREGAAELALALLEMGHRRFAVLCGPRALTTVIDRLGGFRDALADAGVELSEEDIVEAPFTRDGGYDAMKQLLAAGSKATCVFAVTDVMAIGALTALREAGVSVPDELSLAGFDDIPVVRDMSPPLTTVALPLEELGEQAMKLAVERGPGTRSRIKRLSGEVVLRASTSPPR; from the coding sequence ATGAACGGCCGGCCACATGTGACACTGGAGGATGTGGCCCGCTCGGCCAAAGTGTCACTGGCGACCGCGTCCAGGGTGCTCAACGGCACCACGAACGTCCGCTCGGACCTGCGGGAGCGGGTGGTGTCCGCGGCCGCGGACCTGGCCTACACGCCGAACGCGCACGCGCAGGCACTGGCCGGCGCGTCCCACCGCACGGTCGGTGTGATCTGCCACGACGTCAGCGACCCGTACTTCGCCGCGATCGCCCGCGGGGTGATGCGGGTGGCCGGGGACAACGGGCTGCTGGTGATGCTGGCCAGCACCTTCCGCGATCCGCAGAAGGAGATCGCCTACGTCTCGATGCTGCGCGCCCAGCGGGCTTCGGCGATCCTGCTGATCGGCTCCGGGTTCGAGAACCGCACCTGGGAACGCGCGATGGCCGCCGAACTGGACCCGTACCGCCGCGGCGGCGGACAGGTCGCGGTGGTCAGCAGGCATCGCAGCCTCAAGGTGGACACCGTGCAGCCGGAGAACCGCGAAGGCGCGGCCGAGTTGGCGCTGGCCCTGCTGGAAATGGGGCACCGCCGGTTCGCGGTGCTCTGCGGGCCGCGCGCGCTGACCACGGTGATCGACCGGCTCGGCGGCTTCCGCGACGCGCTCGCCGACGCCGGGGTCGAACTGTCCGAAGAGGACATTGTCGAAGCACCGTTCACCAGGGACGGCGGCTACGACGCGATGAAGCAGCTGCTCGCCGCCGGCAGCAAGGCGACCTGCGTCTTCGCCGTCACCGACGTGATGGCGATCGGCGCGCTCACCGCGCTGCGGGAGGCGGGCGTGTCCGTGCCGGACGAGCTGTCGCTCGCCGGTTTCGACGACATCCCGGTGGTACGGGACATGAGCCCGCCGCTGACCACAGTGGCCCTCCCGCTGGAAGAACTCGGCGAACAAGCGATGAAACTCGCCGTGGAACGCGGCCCCGGTACCCGAAGCCGGATCAAACGCCTCTCCGGCGAAGTAGTCCTGCGCGCCAGCACCTCCCCTCCCCGCTGA
- a CDS encoding dihydrodipicolinate synthase family protein, with protein sequence MTALTLPARDGSLERWSPSGPRPPLPSAKPPASRIAYAAAHVVADPLAETGDSAAVDWEATLAFRHHLWSCGLGVAEAMDTAQRGMGLDWTATRELIRRTGAEARASGGRWVAGVGTDQLTGPSTVDDVVAAWLAQLELVTAAGAVPVLMASRALAAVATGPADYRGAYGKLLAAADGPVLLHWLGEQFDPALAGYWGHHDVRAAARELAELCAEHSAVVGGVKVSVLDARVETWFRRALPDGVACYTGDDFHYPELIAGDERGHSEALLGIFDPIASVAGAALGRLDAGDTAGFRALLDPTVPLAEEIFRAPTRFYKVGVVLLAYLTGHQRHFRMVAGLESARSITHLAQVLRLADAAGVLADPELAVARMRPLLAAAGVP encoded by the coding sequence ATGACCGCGCTGACACTCCCCGCCCGCGACGGCTCGCTCGAGCGCTGGTCGCCGTCGGGTCCCCGGCCGCCCTTGCCATCCGCGAAACCGCCCGCGTCGCGCATCGCCTACGCGGCCGCGCACGTGGTCGCCGACCCGCTGGCCGAGACCGGCGACTCGGCCGCTGTCGACTGGGAGGCCACCCTCGCCTTCCGGCACCACCTCTGGTCCTGCGGCCTCGGCGTGGCGGAGGCGATGGACACCGCACAGCGCGGGATGGGCCTCGACTGGACGGCCACCCGCGAGCTGATCCGCCGCACCGGAGCCGAAGCCCGCGCCTCGGGCGGGCGCTGGGTGGCCGGGGTCGGCACCGACCAGCTCACTGGTCCGTCCACAGTGGACGATGTCGTGGCTGCCTGGCTGGCACAGCTGGAGCTGGTCACCGCCGCCGGTGCGGTGCCGGTGCTGATGGCCAGCAGGGCGCTGGCCGCCGTCGCCACCGGACCGGCCGACTACCGCGGCGCCTACGGAAAGCTGCTGGCCGCCGCGGACGGCCCGGTGCTGCTGCACTGGCTCGGCGAGCAGTTCGACCCCGCGCTGGCCGGCTACTGGGGACATCACGACGTGCGGGCGGCCGCGCGCGAGCTGGCCGAGTTGTGCGCCGAGCACTCCGCGGTGGTCGGCGGGGTCAAGGTGTCCGTGCTGGACGCCCGCGTGGAGACCTGGTTCCGGCGCGCGCTGCCGGACGGCGTCGCCTGCTACACCGGCGACGACTTCCACTACCCGGAGCTGATCGCCGGGGACGAGCGCGGGCACAGCGAGGCGCTGCTGGGCATCTTCGACCCGATCGCCTCGGTGGCGGGCGCGGCACTGGGCAGGCTGGACGCGGGTGACACCGCCGGCTTCCGCGCGCTGCTCGACCCGACCGTGCCGCTGGCCGAGGAGATCTTCCGCGCACCCACCCGGTTCTACAAGGTCGGCGTGGTGTTGCTGGCCTACCTGACCGGGCACCAGCGGCATTTCCGGATGGTCGCCGGGCTGGAGTCGGCGCGTTCGATCACGCATCTGGCGCAGGTGCTGCGGCTGGCCGACGCGGCCGGGGTGCTGGCGGACCCGGAGCTCGCGGTGGCCAGGATGCGGCCGCTGCTGGCCGCGGCGGGGGTGCCCTGA
- a CDS encoding sugar phosphate isomerase/epimerase family protein, giving the protein MDRLSLNQITTRSWSLPEAVRGCAESGVGWIGLWRDKVAEVGVAEAARLVADHGLRVSSLCRGGFFTGVNPDGSPVDGLGETRRAIEEAAQLGAEVLVLVVGGIAGGDLAGSRQRVADAVAELVPMALDHGVRLGLEPLHPIQCAERSVLSTLDQAMAMADPFPASAVGVVVDEFHVWWDPKLESSIAAAAGRIAGFHVCDQQVPLTDPLLGRALPGAGPIEHRRLRACVEAAGYHGPIEVEVFNAELWRRPGAEVLAEVISAYARHVAA; this is encoded by the coding sequence ATGGACCGGCTGAGCCTGAACCAGATCACCACCAGGAGCTGGTCGCTGCCCGAGGCGGTGCGCGGCTGCGCCGAGTCGGGGGTCGGCTGGATCGGGCTGTGGCGGGACAAGGTGGCCGAGGTCGGCGTGGCCGAGGCGGCCAGGCTGGTGGCCGACCACGGGCTGCGGGTCTCTTCGCTCTGCCGAGGCGGGTTCTTCACCGGGGTGAACCCGGACGGCTCCCCTGTGGACGGACTCGGCGAGACGAGAAGGGCGATCGAAGAGGCCGCGCAGCTCGGTGCCGAGGTGCTGGTGCTCGTGGTCGGCGGGATCGCCGGCGGCGACCTGGCAGGGTCGCGGCAGCGGGTCGCGGACGCGGTCGCCGAGCTGGTGCCGATGGCGCTGGACCACGGCGTGCGGCTCGGCCTGGAGCCGCTGCACCCGATCCAGTGCGCCGAACGATCCGTACTGTCCACTTTGGATCAGGCGATGGCGATGGCCGACCCGTTCCCGGCCAGCGCGGTCGGGGTGGTGGTGGACGAGTTCCACGTCTGGTGGGACCCGAAGCTGGAGTCGTCCATCGCGGCCGCGGCCGGCCGGATCGCCGGATTCCACGTCTGCGATCAGCAGGTGCCGCTGACCGACCCGCTGCTCGGCCGCGCGCTGCCCGGTGCCGGGCCGATCGAGCACCGGCGGCTCCGCGCCTGCGTGGAAGCGGCCGGCTACCACGGTCCGATCGAGGTCGAGGTGTTCAATGCCGAGCTCTGGCGCCGCCCCGGCGCCGAAGTGCTCGCCGAGGTGATCTCCGCCTACGCCCGGCACGTCGCCGCCTGA
- a CDS encoding amino acid permease: MRETPPARPGLKAAVLRRKPVADLVAEGGQGAGGTLRRSLGLTQLTSLSIGATLGSGIFVVLGEAVPVAGPAVVLSFVLAGVTALFSALSYAELAGMIPLSGSSYSYTYATLGELVAWICGWCLVLEYGVSVASVAVGWGQYVNELLRIVFGVAIPDALSQPPGEGGVVNLPAIAVVLLAMFLLLAGARESARANTIMVVIKIATLVLFCAVAFTAVRAGNFSPFLPLGMAGLSAGAAKLFFSYIGFDAASTAGEEARNPQRDLPRAILLSLAIVTVLYCLVALSAVGALPWQRFDGEQAALSLVLSTVLDNEVWAALLAVGAIVAISSVVLTVLYGQTRILFAMSRDGLVPRSLSKVDPKSGTPKVNTVVVSAFVGVLAAFVPLGRLADATSIGTLFAFGLVNIAVLLLRRRRPELARTFRVPLAPVTPLLGVACCGYLMLSLDVATWIVFGGWMLTGLVLYFGYGIKRSRLAGR; this comes from the coding sequence ATGCGCGAGACTCCCCCGGCACGCCCCGGCCTGAAGGCGGCCGTGCTGCGCCGCAAACCGGTGGCAGACCTGGTCGCCGAGGGGGGCCAGGGTGCCGGCGGCACGCTGCGCCGTTCGCTCGGGCTCACCCAGCTCACGTCGCTGAGCATCGGCGCGACGCTGGGCAGCGGCATCTTCGTCGTACTCGGCGAGGCGGTGCCGGTGGCCGGCCCGGCGGTGGTGCTTTCCTTCGTGCTCGCCGGCGTCACCGCGTTGTTCTCCGCGCTGTCCTACGCGGAACTGGCAGGGATGATCCCGCTGTCCGGTTCCTCCTATTCCTATACCTACGCCACCCTCGGCGAGCTGGTCGCCTGGATCTGCGGCTGGTGCCTGGTTCTGGAATACGGCGTCTCGGTCGCCTCGGTCGCGGTCGGCTGGGGCCAGTACGTCAACGAGCTGCTGCGGATCGTCTTCGGGGTGGCCATCCCGGACGCGCTGAGCCAGCCGCCAGGCGAAGGCGGCGTGGTGAACCTGCCGGCGATCGCGGTGGTGCTGCTGGCGATGTTCCTGCTGCTGGCCGGCGCGCGGGAAAGCGCGCGGGCGAACACGATCATGGTGGTGATCAAGATCGCCACCCTGGTGCTGTTCTGCGCGGTGGCGTTCACCGCGGTGCGGGCCGGGAACTTCAGCCCGTTCCTGCCGCTGGGCATGGCCGGGCTGAGCGCCGGCGCGGCCAAGCTCTTCTTCTCCTACATCGGCTTCGACGCCGCGTCCACCGCTGGCGAGGAGGCGCGGAACCCGCAGCGGGACCTGCCGCGGGCGATCCTGCTGTCACTGGCCATCGTCACGGTGCTGTACTGCCTGGTCGCCCTGTCCGCGGTGGGCGCACTGCCGTGGCAGCGGTTCGACGGCGAGCAGGCCGCGCTCTCCCTGGTGCTGAGCACCGTGCTGGACAACGAGGTGTGGGCCGCGCTGCTCGCGGTCGGCGCGATCGTGGCGATCTCCAGCGTGGTGCTCACCGTGCTCTACGGGCAGACCAGGATCCTGTTCGCGATGTCCCGCGACGGGCTGGTGCCGCGCTCACTGTCCAAAGTAGACCCCAAGTCCGGTACGCCGAAGGTGAACACCGTGGTGGTCTCCGCGTTCGTCGGGGTGCTCGCCGCGTTCGTCCCGCTCGGCAGGCTGGCCGACGCCACCAGCATCGGCACCCTGTTCGCGTTCGGCCTTGTCAACATCGCGGTGCTGCTGCTGCGCCGGCGGCGGCCCGAGCTGGCCCGCACCTTCCGGGTGCCGCTCGCGCCGGTCACCCCGCTGCTCGGGGTGGCCTGCTGCGGCTACCTGATGCTCAGCCTGGACGTGGCCACCTGGATCGTGTTCGGCGGCTGGATGCTCACCGGACTGGTGCTCTACTTCGGTTACGGCATCAAGCGTTCCAGACTGGCCGGTCGGTGA